A window of the Arenibacter algicola genome harbors these coding sequences:
- a CDS encoding sensor histidine kinase — MICSLCFWYSSAQDPSTKPDYFKEFQNKKGVQERFDYFFGVPNRYLEDSAYDWQAAVNIYHNNAQKVKDSTSITKYELMQSQLYYDIGDFSKSVAIANQLYKKIDYLDMQSKKILLDLIDNNYAKLGLYDRQFEIRNEKKNLGITDKVIFYDIYSNLGLHRKAMDDYIKDKLKTIREDDYFGQAEYQSNVGNYLLLDMSIPTALTYYKKAKGFIDVYLNDISREKTDQEISKGNLLKAIIEGNIGKCHALLKEYDIAIPFLENSINLINEYNKGKFSSDKVENTLELADCYLQKEDYEKAKEYLLDGQDPLKIENILRRNRLLAAYYDRIGDYKNSVDYLKRNVRIRDSLNRNESSMKKQQLAAVAGQEIEYSKKMMEQQKKDLEQSRSDLQAKEERINIVFISLIFTLLGFAGLVFAYLKSIKNQRLIADQKRIIEASLVEKDSLLKEIHHRVKNNLQMVSSLLSLQTKNTRSKAAIEALEEGKSRVKAMALIHQKLYQNDDLSVIEMQGYIESLINSVQSVYKKGGHNINITIDAEGVELDIDRAIPFGLILNELVSNSFKYAFPDDDENGKIYIHLRKNGGQGYFEYTDNGVGLPEDTDDRANSSMGIRLMNRLVNQLQSTLNIDKTSEGVRFWFNFK, encoded by the coding sequence ATGATTTGTTCATTGTGTTTTTGGTATTCGTCTGCCCAAGACCCTTCTACCAAACCCGATTATTTTAAGGAGTTCCAAAATAAGAAGGGAGTACAGGAAAGATTTGATTATTTCTTTGGCGTCCCCAATCGCTATCTAGAGGATTCGGCCTATGACTGGCAAGCAGCGGTAAACATTTATCACAACAATGCCCAAAAAGTAAAGGATTCAACAAGCATAACCAAATATGAGCTTATGCAATCCCAACTTTATTATGATATTGGCGACTTTAGCAAAAGTGTGGCCATTGCAAACCAATTGTACAAGAAGATTGATTATTTGGATATGCAATCCAAAAAAATCCTTTTAGATCTTATTGATAACAACTATGCTAAACTGGGGCTATACGATCGGCAATTTGAAATAAGAAATGAGAAAAAGAACTTAGGCATTACAGATAAGGTTATTTTCTATGATATCTACTCCAACCTTGGACTCCATAGAAAGGCAATGGACGACTATATCAAGGACAAGCTGAAAACCATAAGGGAAGACGATTATTTTGGCCAGGCAGAATATCAGAGCAATGTTGGGAACTATCTTCTTTTGGATATGTCCATTCCCACTGCCTTAACCTATTACAAAAAGGCAAAGGGTTTTATTGATGTCTACCTCAATGATATTAGTAGGGAGAAAACCGATCAAGAAATTAGCAAAGGCAATTTGTTGAAGGCCATTATAGAAGGAAACATAGGTAAATGCCATGCACTGCTCAAGGAATATGATATTGCCATTCCATTTTTGGAAAATTCCATTAACTTGATCAATGAGTACAACAAGGGTAAATTCTCGTCTGATAAGGTAGAAAACACCTTGGAATTGGCGGATTGTTATTTGCAGAAAGAAGACTACGAGAAGGCCAAGGAATATCTTTTGGATGGGCAAGATCCTCTGAAAATAGAAAATATACTTAGGAGGAACAGATTATTGGCAGCCTATTATGACCGTATAGGTGATTATAAAAATTCGGTCGACTATTTAAAAAGAAACGTACGCATAAGGGATTCCTTAAATAGAAATGAATCCTCCATGAAGAAGCAGCAGTTGGCTGCAGTGGCCGGACAAGAGATAGAGTACTCCAAAAAAATGATGGAGCAGCAGAAAAAGGATTTGGAACAATCCCGAAGCGATTTGCAGGCCAAAGAAGAAAGAATAAACATTGTTTTTATTTCGTTGATATTTACGCTTTTGGGATTTGCAGGCCTGGTTTTTGCCTATTTGAAAAGTATTAAGAACCAAAGACTCATAGCCGATCAAAAGCGCATTATAGAGGCTTCACTGGTTGAAAAGGATTCACTTTTAAAAGAAATTCACCACAGGGTAAAAAATAACCTTCAAATGGTCTCCAGCCTGCTTAGCCTACAGACAAAAAACACCCGCAGTAAAGCAGCTATAGAAGCATTGGAAGAGGGCAAGAGCAGGGTAAAGGCGATGGCACTTATCCATCAAAAATTATATCAGAACGACGATCTCTCCGTGATAGAAATGCAGGGATATATAGAAAGTCTTATTAATAGTGTACAATCGGTCTACAAAAAAGGTGGCCACAATATAAATATTACCATTGATGCCGAAGGCGTTGAATTGGATATTGATAGGGCAATTCCCTTTGGCCTTATTCTGAATGAACTGGTATCCAATTCCTTTAAATATGCCTTCCCTGATGATGACGAAAATGGAAAAATTTATATCCATTTGAGGAAAAATGGGGGACAGGGCTATTTTGAGTACACAGATAATGGGGTAGGACTGCCAGAGGATACGGATGACAGGGCTAATTCCTCCATGGGAATCAGGTTAATGAATCGACTGGTAAATCAGCTTCAATCTACTTTAAATATCGACAAAACATCGGAAGGAGTTCGTTTTTGGTTCAATTTTAAATAA